In Populus nigra chromosome 1, ddPopNigr1.1, whole genome shotgun sequence, one genomic interval encodes:
- the LOC133681117 gene encoding GATA transcription factor 1-like isoform X1, with product MESLDTAACFMVDDLLDFCSDIGEEEDGEEHLRNSKKSRRALPSLNPNALHPASFNVLEHSSLPEFAEEELEWLSNKDAFPTVETCFGSLLSGEPGSIPKHHSPVSVLENSTTSSTSNSGNSSNSNIIMSYCRLRVPVKARSKRHHRHPREIQEQECWWSQENFITRKPAVSVAKLGRKCQHCGVEKTPQWRAGPDGPKTLCNACGVRYKSGRLVPEYRPANSPTFSSKLHSNSHRKVVEMRRQKQMMGLLVAKPMDKG from the exons ATGGAGTCTCTAGACACGGCTGCTTGTTTCATGGTGGATGACCTTTTGGACTTCTGTTCTGATATAGGAGAGGAAGAGGATGGTGAAGAACACCTGAGGAACAGCAAAAAATCCAGAAGGGCACTTCCTTCCCTTAACCCTAATGCCCTTCACCCGGCTTCTTTCAACGTTTTGGAACATAGTTCGTTACCT GAATTTGCAGAGGAAGAGCTGGAATGGTTATCGAACAAAGATGCGTTCCCAACAGTCGAAACTTGCTTCGGTAGCCTCCTCTCCGGTGAGCCGGGCAGCATTCCCAAGCACCACAGCCCAGTTTCCGTGCTCGAAAACAGCACTACTAGCAGCACCAGCAACAGTGGCAATAGCAGTAATAGTAACATTATTATGAGTTACTGTCGACTTCGCGTGCCTGTCAAGGCTCGTAGCAAGCGCCACCATAGACACCCTCGAGAAATCCAAGAGCAAGAGTGTTGGTGGAGTCAGGAAAATTTCATAACGAGGAAACCGGCTGTGTCAGTAGCAAAATTGGGGAGAAAATGTCAGCATTGTGGTGTTGAAAAGACTCCACAATGGCGGGCAGGTCCAGATGGACCTAAAACATTGTGTAATGCTTGTGGGGTGAGATACAAGTCTGGTAGATTGGTGCCTGAGTACCGACCTGCAAATAGTCCAACGTTCTCCAGCAAATTGCACTCGAATTCGCATAGGAAGGTTGTGGAGATGAGGAGGCAGAAGCAGATGATGGGGTTACTTGTTGCGAAGCCGATGGATAAAGGGTAG
- the LOC133681117 gene encoding GATA transcription factor 1-like isoform X2, translating to MMVQVEFFCSNSFAKENFDRIELLTLYSQTGRQFEGCFGHLMPTCSLYRYELYFHKEFAEEELEWLSNKDAFPTVETCFGSLLSGEPGSIPKHHSPVSVLENSTTSSTSNSGNSSNSNIIMSYCRLRVPVKARSKRHHRHPREIQEQECWWSQENFITRKPAVSVAKLGRKCQHCGVEKTPQWRAGPDGPKTLCNACGVRYKSGRLVPEYRPANSPTFSSKLHSNSHRKVVEMRRQKQMMGLLVAKPMDKG from the exons ATGATGGTGcaagttgaatttttttgttcaaacaGTTTTGCAAAGGAGAATTTTGACCGCATTGAACTCTTGACTCTCTATTCACAAACAGGACGGCAGTTTGAAGGGTGTTTTGGACATTTAATGCCAACTTGTAGTCTTTATCGTTATGAGCTGTATTTTCACAAG GAATTTGCAGAGGAAGAGCTGGAATGGTTATCGAACAAAGATGCGTTCCCAACAGTCGAAACTTGCTTCGGTAGCCTCCTCTCCGGTGAGCCGGGCAGCATTCCCAAGCACCACAGCCCAGTTTCCGTGCTCGAAAACAGCACTACTAGCAGCACCAGCAACAGTGGCAATAGCAGTAATAGTAACATTATTATGAGTTACTGTCGACTTCGCGTGCCTGTCAAGGCTCGTAGCAAGCGCCACCATAGACACCCTCGAGAAATCCAAGAGCAAGAGTGTTGGTGGAGTCAGGAAAATTTCATAACGAGGAAACCGGCTGTGTCAGTAGCAAAATTGGGGAGAAAATGTCAGCATTGTGGTGTTGAAAAGACTCCACAATGGCGGGCAGGTCCAGATGGACCTAAAACATTGTGTAATGCTTGTGGGGTGAGATACAAGTCTGGTAGATTGGTGCCTGAGTACCGACCTGCAAATAGTCCAACGTTCTCCAGCAAATTGCACTCGAATTCGCATAGGAAGGTTGTGGAGATGAGGAGGCAGAAGCAGATGATGGGGTTACTTGTTGCGAAGCCGATGGATAAAGGGTAG